One Pecten maximus chromosome 16, xPecMax1.1, whole genome shotgun sequence DNA window includes the following coding sequences:
- the LOC117314566 gene encoding uncharacterized protein LOC117314566: MAQFSLHICVVLLQVSKTVSVHLVQHQLSGRPIYCKPVICRIGFQASFCKKNSTSDYCHLCPQGSKQDQVVDSGIVHYEKDIPKCVRVDNACFLPETAPVFENGKAVRCSCDLSRGFIGDNLFCTKVKSCAPGLELTNTSGRCIPCPHGTYKNTSNYDFCQPHTR, translated from the exons ATGGCGCAGTTTTCCTTGCATATTTGTGTTGTGCTCCTGCAA GTCTCCAAAACAGTTTCCGTCCACCTGGTTCAACACCAGTTATCTGGAAGACCTATTTATTGCAAACCTGTAATTTGTCGGATAGGATTTC AGGCGTCATTCTGCAAAAAGAACAGCACAAGTGACTATTGTCATTTGTGCCCTCAAGGCAGCAAGCAGGATCAAGTTGTTGACTCCGGAATCGTCCATTACGAGAAAGACATTCCAAAATGCGTTCGTGTAGACAACGCGTGTTTTTTGCCAG AAACAGCACCTGTCTTTGAAAATGGAAAGGCAGTCCGCTGTTCCTGTGACCTATCAAGGGGGTTTATTGGGGATAACCTATTCTGCACAAAAGTGAAAAGCTGCGCGCCTGGACTGGAACTTACCAATACAA GTGGCCGGTGTATACCATGTCCACATGGAACGTACAAAAACACAAGTAACTACGACTTCTGTCAGCCGCACACCAGGTAA
- the LOC117314567 gene encoding zinc finger protein 233-like: MSVRAEENPSKLDHIKKAKGTNPSYKCDVCDKEFKNAPNLRVHRKIHLAEKPHTCRFCNKGFVTKRNLQQNLRTHTGEKPYKCEICCKCFATKLILKRHYRVHTGEKPYSCDTCGKKFSSSGGLKEHKRTHTGEKPYKCDICGHGFTCTSNLYRHLRRHAGDKPHKCDLCNRGFLLAGSLKTHIMTHTGEKPFKCDICGKDFRKIQYLQKT; this comes from the coding sequence ATGTCCGTGAGAGCTGAAGAGAATCCCAGTAAGTTGGATCACATAAAAAAGGCCAAAGGGACGAATCCTTCTTACAAATGCGATGTATGTGACAAGGAATTTAAAAACGCACCTAACCTACGGGTTCATCGAAAGATACATTTGGCTGAGAAGCCCCATACGTGTCGTTTTTGTAATAAGGGGTTCGTTACCAAACGGAACTTACAGCAAAACCTTAGGACACATACCGGAGAGAAGCCATACAAATGTGAGATTTGTTGCAAGTGTTTTGctacaaaattgattttaaagaGACACTATAGGGTCCATACTGGAGAGAAGCCGTATTCCTGTGACACCTGTGGTAAGAAATTCAGTAGTTCCGGTGGCTTGAAGGAGCACAAACGTACACATACAGGAGAGAAGCCATATAAATGCGATATTTGTGGTCACGGATTTACCTGTACAAGTAACCTCTACAGACATTTAAGGAGACATGCTGGGGACAAGCCACACAAATGTGACTTATGTAACAGGGGATTCCTACTTGCTGGTAGCCTAAAGACCCACATCATGACACATACAGGAGAAAAGCCATTCAAATGTGACATCTGTGGCAAAGATTTCAGAAAGATACAATACCTTCAGAAAACCTGA